A single Xenopus laevis strain J_2021 chromosome 3S, Xenopus_laevis_v10.1, whole genome shotgun sequence DNA region contains:
- the rxylt1.S gene encoding ribitol xylosyltransferase 1 S homeolog (The RefSeq protein has 5 substitutions compared to this genomic sequence), with protein sequence MRITYKRFCYFAIFLYCLFSCYALYSVFFRPSKATHVHKAKAIKSSQLQISHSAGGNRVSANINEKEWNPWQEDEKSAQDLRVKIADEYRKSLQKNLASSPPSTELKVQIWGKAAIGLYLWEHVLGGPLEPVDVTAPWREGKIKEGSIDLSFITGPAVVPGYFSVETENVVLVLNGREEAKISFATQWLQYTKTLIEGHKLKHLAVVLLGNEQCNNDWIRPYLKKSGGIVDLLFVVYDSTWVNEDDVYQWPLGVATYRDFPVVEPNWLLVQDSRPYSCNFLGTVYQNSSREILMDVVKKDKLGQICWILPREQWQPLETNESFKFYHDALLQSDLTLSPVGINTECYRIYEACSYGSVPVVEDVMTPGNCGNSSMSTNAPLNLLKSMGAPFIFIKSWTELSAILEQEKSMTYQEKVQRRATVIKWYQKFRIQLKEKFLRILKERFLHRDQNIQ encoded by the exons ATGAGAATTACATACAAGCGCTTCTGTTACTTTGCGATATTCCTGTATTGTCTTTTCTCTTGCTATGCCTTATACAGTGTTTTCTTTCGGCCCTCGAAGGCGACCCATGTTCACAAGGCGAAGGCGATTAAATCCTCGCAGCTGCAAATATCGCATAGTGCAGGAGGCAATAGAG TATCGGCTAACGTAAATGAAAAAGAATGGAACCCTTGGGAGGAGGATGAAAAGAGTGCACAGGATTTACGTGTGAAGATCGCAGATGAATACagaaaaagtttacaaaaaaatctggcatcttCACCTCCATCAACTGAGCTGAAAGTACAAATTTGGGGCAAGGCAGCCATTG GACTTTACCTTTGGGAGCATATTTTGGGAGGACCTCTTGAGCCTGTTGATGTTACAGCTCCATGGAGGGAAGGGAAGATAAAGGAAGGAAGTATTGATTTAAG TTTTATTACTGGCCCTGCGGTTGTTCCTGGTTACTTCTCTGTTGAAACAGAGAATGTGGTTCTTGTTCTTAATGGACGAGAAGAAGCAAAGATTTCCTTTGCTACCCAATGGCTTCAATACACGAAGACCCTGATAGAAGGCCACAAGCTTAAGCACTTAGCTGTTGTGCTGCTGGGAAATGAACAGTGCAATAATGACTGGATCCGTCCCTACCTAAAGAAGAGCGGAGGGATTGTGGATCTCCTATTTGTTGTATATGACAGTACTTGGGTCAATGAGGACGATGTGTACCAGTGGCCTCTGGGAGTTGCTAC ATACAGAGATTTTCCAGTTGTCGAACCAAATTGGTTATTGGTTCAAGATTCGCGGCCATACTCGTGCAACTTTTTAGGAACGGTGTATCAAAATTCATCCAGAGAGATACTTATGGATGTTGTTAAAAAAGATAAACTTGGTCAAATTTGCTGGATCTTACCCAGAGAACA GTGGCAGCCGCTAGAAACAAATGAGAGTTTTAAGTTTTATCATGATGCATTACTTCAAAGTGACTTGACTTTAAGCCCAGTTGGCATCAATACAGAATGCTACCGAATTTATGAGGCCTGTTCTTATGGATCTGTTCCTGTTGTGGAGGATGTAATGACACCAGGAAATTGTGGGAACTCCTCTATGAGCACAAATGCCCCTTTGAATCTACTAAAATCTATGGGAGcgccatttatttttattaaatcatggACAGAACTTCCTGCTATTTTAGAGCAAGAGAAAAGTATGACCTACCAGGAAAAGGTTCAACGTAGAGCAACAGTTATAAAATGGTATCAGATGTTCAGAATACAGCTAAAGGAAAAATTTCTGCGCATACTTAAAGAAAGATTTTTGCACAGAGATCAAAATATCCAGTAA